In Ruania alkalisoli, the DNA window CGAAGTTCGGTGAGGTCGCGGCGCTGGACGCGGTCGCCACCCACGACGCCGAGACCGGCGAGGTCGTCGTGTTCGCCGTGAACCGCTCCACCACCGACGAGCTCACGCTTGCCGTGGACACCTCCGCCTTCGGTGACCTGCGCGTGGTCGAGGCCGTCACGTTGTCCAACCCGGACCACACGTGGCAGGCCTCCGCCGACGACGACTCCTCCGTGGCGCCGCGGCCGAACGAGTCCGCCGCGGTCACCGGCGGTCAGCTCACCGCCGCCCTGGCGCCGGTCTCCTGGTCGATGCTGCGCCTCGCGAAGGCCTGACCCGTACACAAGTGACGGTCCACACCGCCTCCGTGCCACATATGGCACGGAGGCGGTCAGGGACGTCGACTCGATACTGGCTACACCCGGATGAGCAACTCACCGTGCGTGACGGAGAACCAGCCGTCCTCGTGCTCACCCCAGGCCCGCCACGCCTCGGCCATCTCATCCAGCTCGTCGGCGGTCGCGAAGCCTTCCTCGAGGGCGTGGGTGGCGAAGGCGGAGCGCGTGATGCGCTCGGCCCACGAGTGGGACCACCAGAGCCGGTCGTCCTCGCCCGCATAGCACCAGATCCCGGCGCTCGGACTGACGTCCTCGAAGCCTGCCTGGTGCGCCCAGGCAAGTAGACGTCGTCCGGCATCCGCCTCGGCGCCGTGCGCCCGGGTGACCTTGTGATAGACCTCCCGCCAGCGGTCCAGGCCCGGGAACTCCGGGTACCAGCACATGGCGGCATAGTCGGCGTCCCGCACGGCGATGACGCCCCCGTGCCGGGTGACGCGCGCCATCTCCTTCAGCGCCGCCACCGGGTCCGAGAGGTGCTGCAGCACTTGATGCGCATGGACCACGTCGAAGGTGCCCTTGCTGTGGGGCAGTTCGTACACGTCACCCTGCTCGAACTCGATGTTCTCCACCCCGCGCACCTCGGCGAGTTCGGAGGCCTTGAGCAACACATCCTGCGACCGGTCGAGCCCGAGCACCCGACCCGGGTTGACCCGCTCGGCAAGCCCGACGGTGATCGTGCCGGGACCGCACCCGACGTCGAGCACGTCCTGCCCGCGCTCGAGCAGGGGCAGCAGATAGGCAGCCGAGTTCTCGGCTGTCCGCCAGCCGTGGGAGGCGAGCACACTTTCGTGATGCCCGTGCGTGTAAGTGTCGACGCTGCCCATGTCGAGAGTGTAGACCGGTACGTTCGCGCTCACCTGGCGAGGAGGACGGTGAGAACTCCCCTCCCGGCCCGGGCCGAACCGTCAGCAGCACTCGGTAGCCTGGGCCGGTGAGCGATCAACGCACCCGCATCGTCGGGGTCGA includes these proteins:
- a CDS encoding methyltransferase domain-containing protein is translated as MGSVDTYTHGHHESVLASHGWRTAENSAAYLLPLLERGQDVLDVGCGPGTITVGLAERVNPGRVLGLDRSQDVLLKASELAEVRGVENIEFEQGDVYELPHSKGTFDVVHAHQVLQHLSDPVAALKEMARVTRHGGVIAVRDADYAAMCWYPEFPGLDRWREVYHKVTRAHGAEADAGRRLLAWAHQAGFEDVSPSAGIWCYAGEDDRLWWSHSWAERITRSAFATHALEEGFATADELDEMAEAWRAWGEHEDGWFSVTHGELLIRV